Proteins encoded together in one Otariodibacter oris window:
- a CDS encoding helicase HerA-like C-terminal domain-containing protein produces MNYTIAQTKDNKKLSLIAKMANRHGLIAGATGTGKTVTLRTLAESFSLDGVPVFLVDVKGDLSGLIQAGSLTGKVAERIEQFELGGEDYLSGFPVSFWDVFGETGIPLRTTISEMGPMLLSRLLNLNDTQEGLLNLVFRVADDQGLLLIDLKDLRAILQFVAENAKTFRIKYGNVSAASVGAIQRSLLRLENEGATSLFGEPALDLNDWIQTNNGQGVINVLNAEKLVNSPQMYGAFLLWFMAELFEQLPEVGDPDKPKFVLFFDEAHLMFDEAPKVLVDKIEQVVRLIRSKGVGVYFVTQNPLDLPDGVLGQLGNRIQHALRAFTPRDQKAVKSAAETFRSNPNINVVDAITQLGVGEALVSTLDEKGMPTPVEIAYIYPPKSQLQPISAQERLNFVKQDDLYIHYSQYIDSESAFEILTKRLDMQQQAEQKEKESENSLLGGILGSIFGTKKKSEQSVAEKMVGSVAKSVGRNIRNQVTRQIMRGILGAISRK; encoded by the coding sequence ATGAACTACACAATAGCACAGACCAAAGACAATAAGAAACTTTCTTTAATTGCAAAAATGGCAAATCGCCATGGACTCATTGCAGGGGCAACAGGAACAGGTAAAACTGTTACATTACGTACTCTTGCTGAATCCTTTAGTTTAGATGGTGTACCTGTTTTTCTTGTAGATGTAAAGGGAGACTTATCTGGATTAATACAAGCGGGTAGTTTAACTGGAAAAGTTGCAGAAAGAATTGAACAATTTGAGTTAGGCGGTGAAGATTATTTATCTGGTTTTCCGGTTTCCTTTTGGGACGTTTTTGGTGAAACGGGGATTCCATTACGTACGACTATATCCGAAATGGGACCCATGCTACTCTCTCGCCTACTCAATTTGAATGATACTCAAGAAGGCTTATTGAATCTTGTCTTTCGTGTAGCTGATGATCAAGGATTATTACTTATTGATTTAAAAGATCTTCGTGCAATACTTCAATTTGTGGCAGAAAATGCAAAAACATTTCGCATAAAATATGGCAATGTTTCCGCAGCAAGCGTTGGAGCAATTCAAAGATCCTTACTGAGACTAGAAAATGAAGGGGCAACTAGTTTATTTGGTGAACCTGCTTTGGATTTAAATGATTGGATTCAAACTAATAATGGTCAAGGTGTCATTAACGTACTTAATGCCGAAAAACTTGTCAATTCACCTCAAATGTACGGAGCATTCCTTCTTTGGTTTATGGCGGAACTTTTTGAACAATTGCCTGAAGTTGGTGACCCTGATAAACCTAAATTTGTACTATTTTTTGATGAAGCTCATTTAATGTTTGATGAAGCACCAAAAGTATTAGTGGATAAAATTGAACAAGTGGTTCGCCTTATTCGTTCTAAAGGTGTAGGTGTTTATTTTGTGACTCAAAATCCTCTTGATTTACCAGACGGTGTATTGGGGCAATTAGGCAATCGCATTCAACATGCATTAAGAGCCTTTACACCTAGAGATCAAAAAGCAGTAAAATCAGCTGCGGAAACCTTTCGTTCTAATCCTAATATTAATGTGGTTGATGCAATTACCCAACTAGGAGTGGGAGAAGCCCTTGTCTCAACACTAGATGAAAAAGGGATGCCAACACCTGTTGAAATTGCTTATATCTATCCACCCAAAAGCCAATTACAACCGATTTCAGCACAAGAACGTCTCAATTTTGTTAAACAGGATGACCTTTATATCCATTATAGCCAATACATTGATAGTGAATCAGCCTTTGAAATTCTCACAAAACGACTTGATATGCAACAACAAGCAGAACAAAAAGAGAAAGAGAGTGAAAATAGCTTATTAGGTGGCATCCTAGGCAGTATTTTCGGTACCAAGAAAAAAAGCGAACAATCTGTAGCTGAAAAAATGGTAGGCAGTGTTGCTAAATCTGTCGGTCGTAATATACGAAATCAAGTCACTAGACAGATTATGCGAGGAATACTTGGTGCAATCAGTAGAAAATAA
- the argF gene encoding ornithine carbamoyltransferase encodes MTLESNITLKNRHFLRLMDFSPAEVEYLLDLSAKLKADKKAGREMQTMKGKNIALIFEKSSTRTRSAFEVAAFDQGANVSYIGPSGSQIGHKESMKDTARVLGRMYDGIQYRGYGQELVQTLADYSGVPVWNGLTDEFHPTQILADFLTMQEHCDKPLNQMKLAYLGDARNNMGNSFVEGAALMGIDLRLVAPKQFFPEQALLDEVAEMAKKTGAKITCTEDVTEGVKDVDFVYTDVWVSMGEPESAWQERINLMKPYQVNAELMQLTGNKKVKFLHCLPAFHDDQTKIGKEIAEKYGMNGLEVTDEVFESDASIVFDEAENRMHTIKAVMVATLGN; translated from the coding sequence ATGACACTTGAGAGTAATATCACTTTAAAAAATCGCCATTTTTTACGCTTAATGGATTTCAGTCCAGCTGAAGTTGAGTATTTATTGGATCTATCTGCAAAATTAAAAGCAGATAAAAAAGCAGGTCGAGAAATGCAAACCATGAAAGGTAAAAATATTGCCTTAATTTTTGAAAAAAGCTCCACGAGAACACGCAGTGCTTTTGAAGTAGCGGCCTTCGATCAAGGAGCTAATGTTAGCTATATTGGACCAAGTGGATCACAAATTGGGCATAAAGAATCCATGAAAGATACCGCTCGTGTATTAGGCAGAATGTATGACGGTATTCAATATCGTGGATACGGGCAGGAACTTGTGCAAACATTGGCGGACTATTCAGGTGTGCCTGTTTGGAATGGATTGACGGATGAATTCCACCCAACTCAAATCTTAGCTGATTTTCTAACAATGCAAGAGCATTGTGATAAGCCGTTAAACCAAATGAAACTCGCTTACTTGGGCGATGCTCGTAACAATATGGGAAATTCATTTGTTGAAGGAGCGGCATTAATGGGCATTGATCTGCGTCTTGTTGCACCAAAACAGTTTTTCCCTGAACAAGCTTTATTAGATGAAGTTGCAGAGATGGCAAAGAAAACTGGGGCAAAAATCACTTGTACCGAAGATGTTACAGAAGGCGTGAAAGATGTGGATTTCGTTTATACGGATGTATGGGTTTCTATGGGGGAACCGGAATCCGCGTGGCAAGAGCGAATCAATCTAATGAAACCTTATCAAGTCAATGCAGAACTTATGCAATTAACAGGCAATAAAAAGGTGAAATTCTTACACTGTTTACCTGCTTTTCATGATGACCAAACTAAGATTGGTAAAGAAATTGCTGAGAAATATGGCATGAATGGATTAGAAGTAACAGATGAAGTTTTTGAATCTGACGCTTCAATTGTTTTTGATGAGGCTGAGAATAGAATGCATACCATTAAAGCGGTGATGGTTGCGACTTTAGGTAATTAG
- a CDS encoding DUF1697 domain-containing protein, whose translation MQSVENNYIRITALLRGVTLIGKNKIPKMSYLIEILEDVGFKKVKTYIQSGNIILDTNLPLAETAQLIHKTIYEKIDADLSVIIKDKYHFLNGITDNPFSETYDRSRINLVFTNDIIDSNALALLKSKQFKDEQCIVTPECIYLYLPQDGKKKRLNTNYLEKHLSITATARRIKVIEKLIDVSESI comes from the coding sequence GTGCAATCAGTAGAAAATAATTATATACGGATCACCGCTCTACTAAGAGGTGTCACGCTTATAGGGAAAAATAAGATACCAAAAATGTCATATTTGATTGAAATACTAGAAGATGTAGGGTTTAAAAAGGTTAAAACCTATATTCAAAGTGGTAATATCATTTTAGACACAAACCTTCCACTAGCTGAAACGGCTCAACTTATTCATAAAACAATATATGAAAAGATAGATGCTGACCTAAGTGTTATTATTAAGGATAAATATCATTTCCTCAATGGTATTACTGATAACCCTTTTAGTGAAACTTATGATCGTTCGAGAATAAATTTAGTCTTTACTAACGATATCATTGATAGTAATGCATTAGCTCTATTAAAATCTAAACAATTTAAAGATGAACAATGTATTGTTACTCCTGAATGTATCTATCTTTACCTTCCACAAGATGGAAAGAAGAAAAGATTGAATACAAACTATCTTGAAAAGCACCTATCAATAACGGCTACTGCAAGAAGAATTAAGGTAATTGAAAAGTTAATAGATGTTTCTGAATCTATATAA
- a CDS encoding porin, whose translation MKKTILSLAIATFATSASALTIYDVDGTKVDFSGSLRLRLDNEKSTVGIDRNLDAVDPQKANKFRSNAGVRSGHTNLHNDGSRLEVRAEHKINDDLSAFGRLEFRFNGARDDKGVDDFGSIYANRAYIALQSKTFGDISFGRQILIGDDIPQAGFDKAYNTFDTAMVTSASSAIRYNYRLIKGLQLSVDYRFADKRDSNGEVSKNGVKSGYDVGGLYTFDVAENQSITLATGYSRTNFVRNTNNDKHHKDAWAAGAKYKINNLELAVDYTGHFDTWQYNEELDQKQKEILNGFRVGARYFFTPNLAAYGNYGYRLFELKGTNQKLLRKAKLHRWLLGVSYKPHKQIETYVEAGILTGTRHNYEDQPGNILAGTTMKPRENKFGAGLRIFW comes from the coding sequence ATGAAAAAAACAATTTTATCCCTAGCAATAGCAACATTTGCAACCTCAGCATCAGCATTAACTATCTATGATGTTGATGGAACGAAAGTTGATTTCTCAGGTTCACTTCGTTTACGACTTGATAATGAAAAATCGACTGTAGGTATCGATAGAAATCTTGATGCTGTAGACCCACAAAAAGCTAATAAGTTCAGATCAAATGCAGGAGTTAGATCTGGTCATACCAATTTGCACAATGATGGTTCACGCCTTGAAGTTAGAGCAGAGCATAAAATTAATGATGATCTCTCTGCTTTCGGACGTTTAGAATTTCGTTTCAACGGAGCTAGAGATGATAAGGGAGTTGATGATTTCGGTTCTATTTATGCCAACCGAGCTTACATAGCACTCCAGTCTAAAACATTTGGTGACATATCTTTCGGGCGACAAATCCTTATCGGTGATGATATTCCACAAGCTGGTTTTGATAAAGCCTATAATACTTTTGATACTGCAATGGTAACATCTGCCTCATCAGCCATCCGCTATAATTATAGACTTATTAAAGGTTTACAACTAAGTGTTGATTATCGTTTTGCTGATAAACGAGACAGTAATGGTGAAGTATCAAAAAATGGTGTGAAATCAGGCTATGATGTTGGTGGACTATATACTTTTGATGTTGCTGAAAACCAATCTATCACTTTAGCTACAGGTTATTCTAGAACTAACTTTGTTCGTAACACGAATAATGATAAACATCATAAGGATGCATGGGCTGCTGGTGCAAAATATAAAATTAATAATCTAGAATTAGCCGTAGACTATACTGGTCATTTTGATACGTGGCAGTACAACGAAGAGTTAGATCAAAAACAAAAAGAAATTCTTAATGGTTTCCGTGTTGGTGCGAGATATTTCTTTACACCTAATTTAGCTGCATATGGTAACTATGGTTACCGCTTATTCGAACTTAAAGGTACAAACCAAAAATTATTAAGAAAAGCTAAATTACATAGATGGTTACTAGGGGTTTCTTATAAACCACATAAACAAATTGAAACTTACGTTGAAGCTGGTATCTTAACTGGTACTAGACACAACTATGAAGACCAACCAGGTAATATTCTCGCAGGTACAACTATGAAACCTCGTGAAAATAAATTTGGTGCAGGTTTACGTATATTCTGGTAA
- the rhlB gene encoding ATP-dependent RNA helicase RhlB, with amino-acid sequence MSKHLTEQRFIDFPIQESVLDALDSKSFEFCTPIQAKTLPYTLAGQDIAGQAQTGTGKTLAFLVATFNHLLSHPIETKSNQPKALILAPTRELAVQIAADAEMFTQRTGLNLALAYGGDGYEKQLHAIEKGVDILIGTTGRVIDYVKQNIINLDQIQVVVLDEADRMFDLGFIKDIRYLMRKCPKPESRLTMLFSATLSHRVRELAFEDMHNAEYVEIEPLQRTGHRIKEELFYPSNEDKMPLLLTLIEEEWPDRCIIFANTKHKCEDIWRYLSSDGHRVGLLTGDVPQKKRLTLLDEFTQGNLDILVATDVAARGLHIPDVTHVFNYDLPDDREDYVHRIGRTGRAGESGSSISFACEQYAVNLPAIEEYIGHPIPVSQYNSEALLALPKLRRSKTRSTRFNTKRTRNRKA; translated from the coding sequence ATGTCTAAACATCTTACAGAACAACGATTTATTGATTTTCCTATTCAAGAAAGTGTCTTAGATGCTTTAGATAGTAAAAGTTTTGAATTTTGCACCCCTATTCAAGCAAAAACTCTACCTTATACATTGGCAGGTCAAGATATCGCAGGACAAGCACAGACAGGAACGGGAAAAACATTAGCGTTTCTAGTTGCTACATTTAATCACCTATTGAGTCATCCTATCGAGACAAAATCAAATCAACCTAAAGCATTGATATTAGCTCCTACACGAGAATTAGCGGTGCAAATTGCAGCAGATGCAGAAATGTTTACCCAACGTACTGGGCTAAATTTAGCTCTAGCCTATGGCGGAGATGGCTACGAAAAACAATTACATGCAATTGAAAAAGGTGTTGATATTCTAATCGGTACAACAGGGCGAGTGATTGATTATGTGAAGCAAAACATCATCAATTTAGATCAAATTCAAGTTGTTGTACTTGATGAAGCGGATAGAATGTTTGATTTAGGCTTTATCAAAGATATTCGCTATTTAATGCGTAAATGCCCAAAACCTGAATCTCGCTTAACTATGCTTTTCTCAGCAACGCTTTCCCATCGAGTAAGAGAATTAGCCTTTGAAGATATGCATAATGCGGAGTATGTTGAAATTGAGCCATTACAACGTACAGGTCATCGCATTAAAGAAGAGCTATTCTACCCATCTAATGAAGATAAAATGCCATTATTACTCACATTAATTGAGGAAGAATGGCCTGATCGCTGTATTATCTTCGCCAATACAAAACATAAGTGTGAAGATATTTGGCGTTACTTGAGTTCAGATGGACATCGTGTCGGATTATTGACGGGCGATGTTCCTCAGAAAAAACGTCTAACACTATTAGATGAATTTACACAGGGTAATCTTGATATTTTAGTGGCGACAGACGTTGCAGCGCGTGGTTTACATATCCCTGATGTCACCCATGTCTTTAATTACGATCTTCCTGATGATCGTGAAGATTATGTACATCGTATTGGGAGAACTGGTCGAGCGGGAGAAAGTGGTTCATCAATTAGTTTTGCTTGTGAACAATACGCAGTTAATTTACCTGCAATTGAAGAATATATTGGACATCCAATCCCTGTTAGCCAGTATAATAGCGAAGCGTTGTTAGCATTACCTAAACTACGTCGTTCAAAAACTCGCTCAACGCGTTTTAATACTAAAAGAACAAGGAACAGAAAAGCATAA
- the pta gene encoding phosphate acetyltransferase, with amino-acid sequence MSRTIILIPTTTGVGLTSVSLGLVHALEQKGAKVGFLKPIAQPLSGEDTLDRSTSIIRSAQSTETGEPFMLSAAESLIGQNQSDVLLEKIVERYEQLAKNNEIVVIEGLIPTRKNSYANSINYEIAQTLDAEIVLVTAPGADKPSELKERIEATASEFGGRNNPNLLGVIINKFNAPVDESGRTRPDLTEIFDSFQHTTNTVNDVENLFIKSPIKLLACIPWNSDLIATRAIDLAKHLQASIINEGELQSRRIRGITFCARSLPNMVDHFKAGSLLVTSADRPDVIVAASLAAMNGVELGAILLTGGYKIDSQIAKLCQRAFETGLPVFRSEGNTWQTSLSLQSFSLEVPVDDKERIAAIKQYVSEQIDAQFIDSLSHGAIRARRLSPAAFRYQLTEFARAAKKRIVLPEGDEPRTVKAAVLCAEKGIAECILLANPEEVQRVAEAQGVELGAGITIIDPATVRDNYVDRLVELRKNKGMTEVVAREQLQDNVVLGTMMLEANEVDGLVSGAVHTTANTIRPPMQIIKTAPGSSIVSSIFFMLLPDQVLVYGDCAVNPDPTAEQLAEIAIQSADSAKSFGVDPRVAMISYSTGTSGSGADVEKVAEATRLAKEKRPDLIIDGPLQYDAAVMEDVARSKAPNSPVAGKATVFIFPDLNTGNTTYKAVQRSADLVSIGPMLQGMRKPVNDLSRGALVDDIVYTIALTAIQATQ; translated from the coding sequence ATGTCAAGAACAATTATCTTAATTCCTACTACAACAGGTGTTGGTTTAACAAGTGTAAGCTTAGGGCTTGTTCATGCACTTGAACAAAAAGGTGCTAAAGTTGGTTTTTTAAAACCTATCGCTCAACCATTGAGTGGTGAAGATACTTTAGATCGTTCAACTTCAATTATCCGCTCTGCTCAATCAACAGAAACGGGCGAACCATTTATGTTAAGTGCAGCAGAATCACTTATTGGCCAAAACCAATCTGATGTTTTGTTAGAAAAAATTGTTGAACGTTATGAGCAACTTGCAAAAAACAATGAAATTGTGGTTATCGAAGGATTAATTCCGACTCGCAAAAATTCATACGCAAACAGCATTAACTATGAAATTGCACAAACATTAGATGCCGAAATTGTTTTAGTGACTGCACCTGGTGCTGATAAACCATCAGAATTAAAAGAACGTATTGAAGCAACTGCATCTGAGTTTGGCGGACGTAATAATCCAAATTTACTTGGTGTTATCATTAATAAATTTAACGCTCCAGTGGACGAATCTGGAAGAACACGCCCAGATCTCACTGAGATTTTTGATTCATTTCAACACACAACCAATACAGTAAATGATGTTGAGAACTTATTCATTAAGAGCCCAATTAAACTATTAGCATGTATCCCATGGAATTCAGATTTAATTGCTACGCGTGCTATTGACTTGGCTAAACATTTACAAGCTTCTATTATTAATGAAGGCGAACTCCAGTCTCGTCGTATTCGCGGTATTACATTCTGTGCAAGAAGCCTTCCTAATATGGTAGATCACTTCAAAGCTGGAAGCTTATTAGTAACTTCAGCAGATAGACCTGATGTAATTGTGGCTGCATCATTGGCTGCAATGAATGGCGTTGAATTAGGTGCAATTCTCCTTACTGGTGGCTACAAAATCGATTCTCAAATTGCAAAACTTTGCCAAAGAGCGTTTGAAACAGGTTTACCTGTTTTCCGTTCAGAAGGCAATACATGGCAAACTTCATTAAGTTTACAAAGCTTTAGCTTAGAAGTACCCGTTGATGATAAAGAACGTATTGCAGCAATTAAACAATATGTTTCAGAACAAATTGATGCTCAATTCATTGATTCACTCTCCCATGGTGCAATTAGAGCAAGACGCTTATCACCAGCAGCATTCCGTTATCAATTAACTGAATTTGCACGTGCGGCGAAAAAACGTATTGTATTACCAGAAGGTGATGAACCCCGCACAGTAAAAGCAGCGGTATTATGTGCTGAAAAAGGCATTGCTGAATGTATTCTTCTTGCGAATCCTGAAGAAGTTCAACGCGTAGCAGAAGCTCAAGGTGTTGAATTAGGTGCTGGTATTACTATTATTGATCCTGCAACTGTACGTGATAACTATGTTGATCGCCTTGTAGAATTACGTAAAAATAAAGGTATGACAGAAGTTGTTGCTCGTGAGCAATTACAAGACAACGTAGTACTTGGTACTATGATGCTTGAAGCGAATGAAGTCGATGGTTTAGTCTCTGGTGCAGTTCACACTACTGCAAATACTATTCGTCCACCAATGCAAATCATCAAAACTGCTCCAGGTAGCTCGATTGTTTCTTCAATCTTCTTTATGCTACTTCCAGATCAAGTTCTTGTATATGGTGACTGTGCAGTAAACCCAGATCCAACAGCAGAGCAATTAGCTGAAATTGCAATCCAATCTGCTGATTCAGCAAAATCTTTTGGTGTTGATCCTCGTGTTGCAATGATTTCTTACTCAACAGGCACTTCTGGCTCTGGTGCAGACGTAGAAAAAGTGGCTGAAGCAACTCGCTTGGCGAAAGAAAAACGCCCAGATCTTATCATTGATGGACCATTACAATATGATGCAGCGGTAATGGAAGATGTTGCCCGTTCTAAAGCACCAAACTCACCAGTTGCAGGTAAAGCAACCGTATTTATTTTCCCTGATTTAAATACAGGTAATACAACCTATAAAGCGGTACAACGTTCAGCTGACCTTGTTTCTATTGGTCCAATGCTTCAAGGTATGCGTAAACCAGTCAATGACTTGTCTCGTGGTGCTCTTGTAGATGATATTGTTTACACAATCGCATTAACTGCAATTCAGGCAACTCAATGA